A genomic region of Arvicola amphibius chromosome X, mArvAmp1.2, whole genome shotgun sequence contains the following coding sequences:
- the Cited1 gene encoding cbp/p300-interacting transactivator 1 isoform X2: MPTMSRPALDVKGGTNSVKEDGDQEMNSLDYSDLEVKDHKAVAILHYPAANSNGAKANGAPASASGSASPVGSPTASPSNKPPPFNLHPAPHLMASMQLQKLNSQYQEAAAAAAAATPDQPGEEGALQNWGFGAQAGGAGSATPPAGSQSPTVIDSDPVDEEVLMSLVVELGLDRANELPELWLGQNEFDFTADFPSGC, encoded by the exons ATGCCAACTATGTCAAGGCCTGCACTTGATGTCAAGGGTGGTACCAACTCTGTGAAGGAG GATGGCGACCAGGAGATGAACTCTCTGGACTACTCCGACCTCGAGGTGAAGGATCACAAAGCAGTGGCCATTCTGCACTACCCTGCGGCCAACTCAAATGGAGCCAAAGCCAATGGCGCTCCTGCGAGCGCCTCTGGATCAGCATCTCCTGTAGGCTCTCCTACTGCCAGCCCTTCTAACAAGCCCCCACCCTTCAACCTGCACCCTGCCCCTCATCTGATGGCCAGTATGCAGCTGCAGAAGCTTAATAGCCAGTATCAGGAggctgcagcagcagctgctgctgccactcCAGACCAACCAGGGGAGGAAGGGGCCCTGCAAAACTGGGGTTTCGGGGCCCAGGCGGGAGGGGCAGGATCAGCCACTCCTCCTGCTGGTTCCCAGAGCCCTACTGTCATTGATTCTGACCCAGTGGATGAGGAAGTGCTGATGTCTCTGGTGGTAGAGCTGGGGCTAGACCGAGCCAATGAGCTTCCCGAGctgtggctggggcagaatgaGTTTGATTTCACTGCAGATTTTCCCTCTGGCTGCTGA
- the Cited1 gene encoding cbp/p300-interacting transactivator 1 isoform X1 — translation MEMETTDQQLQLEASTPTDLSDFCPDSEMPTMSRPALDVKGGTNSVKEDGDQEMNSLDYSDLEVKDHKAVAILHYPAANSNGAKANGAPASASGSASPVGSPTASPSNKPPPFNLHPAPHLMASMQLQKLNSQYQEAAAAAAAATPDQPGEEGALQNWGFGAQAGGAGSATPPAGSQSPTVIDSDPVDEEVLMSLVVELGLDRANELPELWLGQNEFDFTADFPSGC, via the exons ATGGAGATGGAGACTACCG ACCAACAGCTCCAGCTGGAGGCCTCAACTCCCACCGATTTATCTGACTTCTGCCCAGACTCTGAAATGCCAACTATGTCAAGGCCTGCACTTGATGTCAAGGGTGGTACCAACTCTGTGAAGGAG GATGGCGACCAGGAGATGAACTCTCTGGACTACTCCGACCTCGAGGTGAAGGATCACAAAGCAGTGGCCATTCTGCACTACCCTGCGGCCAACTCAAATGGAGCCAAAGCCAATGGCGCTCCTGCGAGCGCCTCTGGATCAGCATCTCCTGTAGGCTCTCCTACTGCCAGCCCTTCTAACAAGCCCCCACCCTTCAACCTGCACCCTGCCCCTCATCTGATGGCCAGTATGCAGCTGCAGAAGCTTAATAGCCAGTATCAGGAggctgcagcagcagctgctgctgccactcCAGACCAACCAGGGGAGGAAGGGGCCCTGCAAAACTGGGGTTTCGGGGCCCAGGCGGGAGGGGCAGGATCAGCCACTCCTCCTGCTGGTTCCCAGAGCCCTACTGTCATTGATTCTGACCCAGTGGATGAGGAAGTGCTGATGTCTCTGGTGGTAGAGCTGGGGCTAGACCGAGCCAATGAGCTTCCCGAGctgtggctggggcagaatgaGTTTGATTTCACTGCAGATTTTCCCTCTGGCTGCTGA